A window from Candidatus Nitrospira neomarina encodes these proteins:
- a CDS encoding CBS domain-containing protein → MATPNLHIKARDLMQTRMVAVTRQYSARDLSILIHSGTFSGVPVIEPGNHLVGMVTEFDVLKALVAGKDLHGLTAEDVMTMNPVTVEETATAEEIVQHMIKHQIIRIPVVRDGKLLGMISRTDLLNHLIDNHLINVYGG, encoded by the coding sequence ATGGCTACACCGAATCTTCACATTAAGGCCCGTGATCTTATGCAAACACGTATGGTCGCGGTCACTCGTCAGTATAGTGCTCGTGACCTCTCGATCCTCATCCATTCCGGCACGTTTAGCGGAGTACCTGTCATTGAACCCGGCAATCATCTGGTAGGAATGGTCACCGAATTTGATGTATTGAAAGCCCTGGTCGCTGGAAAGGATTTGCACGGGCTAACGGCCGAAGACGTCATGACCATGAACCCGGTGACGGTTGAAGAAACCGCAACAGCGGAGGAAATCGTCCAACACATGATCAAGCATCAGATTATCCGGATTCCCGTCGTACGTGATGGCAAGCTGCTGGGTATGATTTCCCGCACAGATCTATTAAATCACCTGATTGACAACCATTTGATTAATGTCTATGGAGGTTAG
- a CDS encoding acyloxyacyl hydrolase gives MRALLVFLCFLGCSGTGWAKDIALVTLGVRGGMNFKDAGLQPGEKEDFEQFDVFGILGLPWRWEAASGWEVRSQVWGSAGALRGAGDLGFITTLTPGLALKIPSWWLIIDGGVGGALISKWKFGRQDIGGPFQFIAHVGVGVQLPKNLVVGWRFHHMSDATIYGDSRGVDLHMLELSYAF, from the coding sequence ATGAGGGCGTTATTAGTATTCCTTTGCTTCTTGGGATGTTCGGGAACAGGATGGGCCAAAGATATTGCATTGGTGACCCTGGGGGTGAGAGGTGGCATGAACTTTAAAGATGCCGGTTTGCAGCCTGGCGAAAAAGAAGATTTTGAACAATTCGACGTCTTTGGCATCCTGGGACTTCCCTGGAGGTGGGAGGCTGCGTCCGGGTGGGAGGTGCGTTCGCAAGTCTGGGGTTCTGCGGGTGCGTTAAGGGGAGCCGGGGATCTCGGTTTTATCACCACGCTCACACCGGGTTTAGCTTTAAAAATTCCAAGTTGGTGGTTGATCATTGATGGCGGAGTCGGAGGAGCGCTCATCAGCAAATGGAAGTTTGGCCGCCAAGATATCGGTGGTCCGTTTCAATTCATTGCACACGTTGGTGTGGGTGTTCAGCTCCCCAAAAATCTGGTTGTGGGCTGGCGATTTCATCATATGTCTGATGCGACGATTTATGGAGACAGTCGTGGTGTAGACTTACACATGCTTGAACTGAGTTACGCTTTCTGA